From a single Flavobacterium sp. genomic region:
- the pheT gene encoding phenylalanine--tRNA ligase subunit beta, whose amino-acid sequence MRISYNWLKQFIKTDLKTEEIADILTDLGLEVEGVDKYESLKGGLQGVVVGHVITCEKHPDADKLKITTVDLGDGNTPVQIVCGAPNVAAGQKVPVATIGTKLYDKDGNAFEIKKGKIRGQESHGMICAEDELGLGESHDGIMILAEDLKTGTPASKVFNIECDEVFEIGLTPNRADAMSHMGVARDLRAGLLQKGITSELITPSVSKLKVEKRTLKIDVKVENEKLVPRYCGVTISGITVKPSPSWLQNRLKAIGLTPKNNIVDVTNYVLHELGQPLHAFDASQIKGNKVIVKTVAAGTKFTTLDDIERTLHEEDLMICDESGPMCIAGVFGGKTSGVSEKTQAIFLESAYFNPVSVRKTAKRHTLSTDASFRFERGVDPNITQYALKRAALLIQEVAGGEITSDIIDIYPKKIEDFSVFIHFNKVNKIIGEEIKPETIKKILASLDIKVNSITETGLGLIIPCYRVDVTREIDVIEEILRVYGYNNIKIPSKVNATTANSSRTEEYKVQNIVANQLCSLGFNEMMANSLTTPDYVKLSEQLKEECNVMMLNPLSSDLSAMRQSLLFSGLEAVSFNSNRRRSDLKFFEFGKSYHKTLNGHEEKKHLTLLVTGNRQSESWTNVATKSDFFLFKGYINTVLGRLGLDKKVISLPFENDVFAEGLALAVGKEVIVEFGTIKKSILKSFDIKQEVLYADFAWDKIQKYVSTKIKFTDIPKYPEVRRDLALLLDENVPFEQIYNIAKQTEKGLLKEVNLFDVYTGNNLPEGKKSYAVSFILQDDSKTLTDSQIDKIMSKLQGNFESQLGASLR is encoded by the coding sequence ATGCGTATATCTTACAATTGGTTAAAACAATTTATTAAAACCGATTTAAAAACGGAAGAAATTGCCGACATTCTTACCGACTTAGGTTTAGAAGTAGAAGGTGTTGATAAATACGAAAGTTTAAAAGGAGGATTACAAGGCGTTGTTGTAGGACACGTAATAACTTGTGAGAAACATCCTGATGCAGATAAACTAAAAATTACTACGGTAGATTTAGGTGATGGTAACACTCCGGTTCAAATTGTGTGTGGAGCTCCAAACGTAGCGGCGGGACAAAAAGTACCAGTAGCAACTATTGGAACTAAATTATACGATAAAGACGGAAACGCATTCGAAATAAAGAAAGGTAAAATTCGTGGACAAGAAAGTCACGGAATGATTTGTGCAGAAGACGAATTAGGCTTAGGCGAAAGTCATGACGGAATTATGATTTTAGCAGAAGACTTAAAAACAGGAACTCCTGCATCCAAAGTATTCAATATAGAATGCGATGAAGTATTTGAAATCGGATTAACACCAAATCGTGCCGATGCTATGTCACACATGGGAGTAGCACGTGATTTAAGAGCTGGTTTACTTCAAAAAGGAATTACCTCTGAATTGATTACTCCATCAGTTAGTAAATTAAAAGTAGAAAAACGTACTTTAAAGATTGATGTTAAAGTTGAAAACGAAAAATTAGTACCAAGATATTGCGGTGTTACTATTTCAGGAATAACGGTTAAACCTTCACCAAGCTGGTTGCAAAACCGATTAAAAGCAATTGGTTTAACGCCAAAAAATAATATTGTTGACGTAACCAATTACGTTTTACACGAATTAGGACAACCTTTACACGCTTTTGACGCTTCTCAAATCAAAGGAAATAAAGTAATTGTAAAAACCGTTGCAGCTGGAACAAAATTTACCACATTAGATGATATTGAGCGTACTTTACACGAAGAAGATTTAATGATATGTGATGAATCTGGACCTATGTGTATTGCAGGTGTTTTTGGTGGGAAAACTTCGGGTGTGAGTGAAAAAACGCAGGCTATTTTCTTAGAAAGCGCTTATTTTAATCCCGTTTCGGTTAGAAAAACTGCGAAAAGACATACGTTGAGCACCGATGCTTCTTTCCGATTTGAAAGAGGAGTTGATCCTAATATTACACAATATGCTTTAAAACGTGCTGCCTTATTAATTCAAGAAGTAGCGGGTGGTGAAATTACTTCCGATATTATAGATATTTATCCAAAAAAGATTGAAGATTTTAGTGTTTTCATTCATTTTAACAAGGTAAATAAAATCATTGGTGAAGAAATTAAACCGGAAACCATCAAGAAAATTTTAGCTTCTTTAGATATCAAAGTAAATAGCATTACAGAAACTGGTTTGGGATTAATTATTCCTTGCTACCGTGTGGATGTTACTAGAGAAATTGATGTTATAGAAGAAATTTTACGTGTTTACGGATACAACAACATTAAAATTCCTTCAAAAGTAAATGCTACAACAGCAAACTCGTCAAGAACGGAAGAATATAAAGTACAAAATATTGTTGCCAATCAATTGTGTTCGTTAGGTTTTAACGAAATGATGGCCAATTCATTAACAACACCAGATTACGTTAAACTTTCTGAACAATTGAAAGAAGAATGTAATGTAATGATGTTGAATCCTTTAAGTAGCGATTTATCAGCAATGCGTCAATCATTATTATTCTCTGGATTAGAAGCGGTTTCTTTCAATAGCAATAGAAGAAGAAGCGATTTAAAATTCTTTGAATTTGGAAAAAGTTACCACAAAACATTGAATGGTCATGAAGAAAAGAAACACTTAACTTTATTAGTAACTGGAAACAGACAAAGTGAAAGTTGGACGAATGTTGCCACTAAATCAGATTTCTTCTTGTTCAAAGGATATATCAATACAGTTTTAGGTCGTTTAGGATTAGACAAGAAAGTAATTTCTTTACCTTTTGAAAATGATGTTTTCGCAGAAGGACTGGCTTTAGCCGTTGGAAAAGAAGTCATTGTAGAATTTGGAACGATTAAAAAATCAATCTTAAAATCTTTCGACATCAAACAAGAAGTATTATATGCTGACTTTGCTTGGGATAAGATTCAGAAATATGTTTCTACGAAAATTAAGTTTACCGATATTCCTAAATATCCAGAAGTTAGAAGAGATTTAGCCTTATTGTTAGATGAAAACGTACCATTCGAACAAATCTATAACATTGCCAAACAAACCGAAAAAGGCTTGCTAAAAGAAGTGAATTTATTCGACGTGTACACTGGAAACAATTTACCTGAAGGTAAAAAATCATACGCAGTAAGTTTTATTTTACAAGACGATTCAAAAACACTAACCGACTCACAAATTGATAAAATTATGAGTAAGTTACAAGGTAATTTTGAAAGTCAATTAGGCGCGAGCTTACGCTAG
- a CDS encoding HTH domain-containing protein gives MDIRIIIRIDELISKEMTGSPKNLASKLSITERSVYNYIAFMKKEMNAPIVYDYHKISYVYYDEWCFNLNTKR, from the coding sequence ATGGATATAAGAATTATAATACGAATAGATGAACTCATTTCAAAGGAAATGACCGGGAGCCCTAAAAATTTAGCTTCTAAACTTTCCATAACTGAACGAAGTGTTTACAACTACATTGCTTTTATGAAAAAAGAAATGAATGCTCCAATTGTATATGATTACCATAAAATATCTTACGTGTATTATGATGAATGGTGTTTTAATTTGAATACTAAACGATAA
- a CDS encoding WYL domain-containing protein, with the protein MGISKSAYSRYRIIDKMLKNTFKPFPNLEDIQEACEQKLDFSPSLDTLEKDIRNMKQSDVFEAPIVYCRKNKGYYYTNPNYSINSIPLTDDDILTIKEALDLIKNLGGGNRVNERFGDAIQKILAAYKEEFPEGDVQRKIIQTDYIEGAKGYENFNILFESCKNQYPISFVHYSYSKRIFNALIVHPIRLKEFDNKWYLIGYSESHNTIRTFGLDRIYEPIQLKRKFISCKENKIESYCNDIYGVYPIENQEKQVITFLTSIEITNYFEAYPIHPSQKAEKNGSGSSYFTINVVPSMELIKLFRSYGKHLEVINPNWLRQQTQSLK; encoded by the coding sequence ATGGGAATCTCAAAATCAGCTTACAGTAGGTATCGTATTATTGATAAAATGTTGAAAAACACATTCAAACCTTTCCCTAATTTGGAAGATATTCAGGAAGCTTGTGAGCAAAAACTCGATTTTTCGCCCTCTTTAGATACATTAGAAAAAGATATTCGCAACATGAAACAGTCTGATGTATTTGAAGCGCCAATTGTATATTGCAGAAAAAATAAAGGATATTATTATACAAATCCCAATTATTCTATTAATTCTATTCCTCTAACGGATGATGATATTTTAACCATAAAAGAAGCGCTAGATCTAATCAAGAATTTGGGAGGTGGTAATAGAGTTAATGAAAGATTTGGTGATGCTATTCAAAAAATATTAGCTGCTTACAAGGAGGAGTTCCCTGAGGGTGATGTACAAAGAAAAATAATCCAAACCGATTATATTGAGGGCGCAAAAGGATATGAAAATTTTAATATCCTATTTGAGTCTTGTAAAAATCAGTATCCTATTTCATTTGTTCATTATTCGTATTCTAAAAGAATTTTTAATGCGCTAATTGTGCATCCCATTCGATTAAAAGAATTTGATAATAAATGGTATTTAATAGGATATTCTGAAAGTCATAATACTATTAGAACCTTTGGTTTAGACCGAATTTACGAACCCATTCAATTGAAAAGAAAATTTATAAGTTGTAAAGAAAATAAAATTGAAAGTTACTGTAACGACATTTACGGAGTGTATCCGATTGAAAATCAGGAGAAACAAGTAATTACTTTTTTAACCTCTATTGAAATTACAAACTATTTTGAAGCCTATCCGATTCACCCAAGTCAAAAAGCAGAAAAAAATGGTTCGGGTTCTAGTTATTTTACAATCAATGTTGTTCCTAGCATGGAATTGATAAAGCTATTTCGTTCTTATGGTAAGCACTTAGAAGTTATAAATCCAAATTGGTTACGTCAACAAACACAATCTTTAAAATGA
- a CDS encoding IS3 family transposase gives MKQDFPKLGIAVLCRLFGRTRHAYYDSLWRKESSLVKEDVILQEVFNIRKNLPRLGTRKLHFLIKNKLISHQISFGRDYLFDLLSEHKLLIRQRKRKAMTTDSRHWMRKYSNLIKDIEITRPEQVWVSDITYIRLTHQWGYLSLITDAYSRKIMGYSFRQDLAAEGCIEALKMALNNRIYNQSIIHHSDRGSQYCSHNYVDLLLKNNIAISMTENGDPYENALAERVNGIIKTEFNLYSSLLGFEQTRNQISRSIKSYNELRPHASCDYLTPNQAHLQSDKLNKRWKNYNKSFYHEKTIV, from the coding sequence ATGAAACAGGATTTTCCAAAATTGGGAATAGCTGTTTTGTGTAGGTTGTTTGGCAGAACAAGACACGCATATTACGATAGTTTATGGCGTAAAGAGAGTAGTTTAGTCAAAGAAGATGTTATTCTCCAAGAAGTATTTAACATCAGAAAAAACTTGCCACGACTAGGAACTAGAAAGCTACACTTTCTAATAAAAAATAAGTTGATCTCACATCAAATATCTTTTGGTAGAGATTATTTATTTGATTTATTGTCAGAACATAAATTACTCATTAGGCAAAGAAAAAGAAAAGCTATGACCACTGATTCTAGGCATTGGATGAGAAAATATAGCAACCTAATAAAAGATATTGAAATAACAAGACCAGAACAAGTTTGGGTAAGTGATATTACTTATATACGTCTTACTCATCAATGGGGCTACTTAAGCTTAATTACAGATGCTTATTCGAGAAAAATAATGGGATATAGTTTTCGTCAAGATTTGGCAGCGGAAGGATGCATAGAAGCTTTAAAAATGGCATTGAATAACAGAATTTATAACCAATCTATTATTCATCATTCTGATAGAGGTTCGCAATATTGTTCTCATAATTATGTTGATTTACTATTAAAAAATAATATAGCTATAAGCATGACTGAGAATGGAGATCCTTATGAAAACGCTTTAGCAGAAAGAGTAAATGGTATTATAAAAACAGAATTTAATCTTTACTCAAGTCTATTAGGTTTTGAACAAACAAGAAATCAAATAAGTAGAAGTATTAAATCTTATAATGAATTAAGACCACATGCAAGTTGTGATTATTTAACACCTAATCAAGCCCATTTGCAATCCGATAAATTAAACAAAAGATGGAAGAACTATAATAAGAGTTTTTATCATGAAAAAACAATTGTATAG
- a CDS encoding geranylgeranylglycerol-phosphate geranylgeranyltransferase gives MKYLKLIRYQNLLMLAFMQLVFRYLFLEQSYVDLALSDFNYILLVIATVCVAAGGYVINNIMDQETDEIAKPQNRVVGVSISETVAYNWYIGLTIVGVGIGFYLSNVIYKPTFASMFILVATLLYMYATSFKQIPLLGNVVVALLLSTSIIIIGLFDILPAIDADNRFRMKEAFSILMDYAIFAFIINLIREIVKDLEDMDGDYQSGINTLPITIGIPKTKIIVGILTVISIGMLAYYINSNLFELDYVIYYTMVFIIGPLIYFGVKLMNAETKKQLHHLSLVLKIILFFGILSVAIIVFNLKLANA, from the coding sequence ATGAAATACTTAAAACTCATTCGATACCAAAACTTACTAATGCTAGCCTTTATGCAATTGGTATTTCGTTATTTATTTTTAGAACAATCCTATGTAGATCTAGCCTTATCCGATTTTAATTATATTTTATTAGTGATTGCTACTGTTTGTGTGGCCGCTGGTGGATATGTAATTAATAATATCATGGATCAGGAAACCGACGAAATTGCAAAACCGCAAAACCGTGTGGTGGGTGTTTCTATTTCGGAAACAGTAGCTTATAATTGGTACATTGGGCTAACCATCGTTGGCGTTGGAATTGGATTTTATTTATCCAATGTGATTTACAAACCTACTTTTGCCTCTATGTTTATCCTTGTAGCTACACTTTTGTATATGTACGCTACAAGTTTTAAACAAATTCCACTTCTTGGAAACGTTGTAGTAGCATTACTGCTTTCTACAAGTATTATAATTATTGGCTTATTCGATATTTTACCTGCAATAGATGCAGATAATCGTTTTAGAATGAAAGAAGCTTTTTCTATTTTAATGGATTATGCCATTTTTGCTTTTATCATCAATTTGATTCGTGAAATTGTGAAAGATTTAGAGGATATGGATGGCGATTATCAATCTGGAATCAACACCTTGCCTATTACTATTGGAATTCCAAAAACAAAAATAATCGTTGGAATATTAACTGTAATTTCGATTGGAATGTTGGCGTATTACATAAACAGTAACTTATTTGAATTAGATTATGTAATATATTACACCATGGTTTTCATCATAGGCCCGCTAATTTATTTTGGGGTAAAATTAATGAATGCTGAAACTAAAAAACAATTGCATCACTTAAGTTTGGTTTTAAAAATCATTCTATTTTTCGGAATATTATCTGTAGCGATAATTGTTTTCAACTTAAAATTAGCTAATGCTTAA
- a CDS encoding Maf-like protein, with the protein MLKEKLNKINIILASGSPRRQQFFKEMDLHYIIRLKEIEEVYPEHLKGAEITNFLAELKASAFENELEENDVLVTSDTIVWLNGKALGKPRDYDDAFKMLQQLANQTHEVITSVCLKSIAKTEVFHCITKVTFSSLSDEAISYYLEHYEPFDKAGSYGIQDWIGLIGISNIEGSYTNVVGLPTEMLFHKLMQYA; encoded by the coding sequence ATGCTTAAAGAAAAACTAAATAAAATCAACATCATTTTGGCTTCAGGTTCGCCAAGAAGACAGCAATTCTTTAAAGAAATGGATTTGCATTACATCATTCGCTTAAAAGAAATTGAAGAAGTGTATCCTGAGCACTTAAAAGGAGCAGAAATAACCAATTTTTTAGCTGAATTAAAAGCAAGTGCTTTCGAAAATGAATTGGAAGAAAACGATGTTTTAGTCACGAGTGATACCATCGTTTGGTTAAACGGAAAAGCTTTGGGCAAACCAAGAGATTATGATGATGCATTTAAAATGTTGCAACAATTAGCCAATCAAACACACGAAGTGATTACCTCTGTTTGTTTGAAATCTATTGCCAAAACAGAAGTTTTTCATTGCATTACCAAGGTTACTTTTTCTAGCTTATCCGACGAGGCTATTAGCTACTATTTAGAGCATTACGAACCTTTCGATAAAGCAGGAAGCTACGGAATTCAAGACTGGATTGGTCTAATCGGAATTTCAAATATTGAAGGGTCTTATACCAATGTGGTAGGTTTACCCACAGAAATGTTATTTCATAAATTAATGCAGTATGCTTAA
- a CDS encoding HAD-IIIA family hydrolase, whose product MSKSYKELMNEITTFVFDVDGVLTDGTIHVTPTGEMLRNMNIRDGYAMKAAVENGYTVCIISGGSNEGVRVRLRNLGITDIQLGVPNKVETFKEFTDIYNIKPENVLYMGDDIPDYHVMQLVGLPTCPQNAVPEIKGISKYISHVEGGKGAVRDVIEQVMKVQGKWMEHFDAKFD is encoded by the coding sequence ATGTCAAAAAGTTATAAAGAACTCATGAACGAAATTACCACTTTTGTCTTCGACGTAGACGGAGTGTTAACCGACGGAACTATACACGTAACCCCAACAGGCGAAATGCTTCGCAACATGAACATCAGAGACGGTTATGCCATGAAAGCTGCTGTTGAAAATGGCTATACGGTTTGTATTATTTCAGGAGGAAGTAATGAAGGTGTTCGTGTACGATTAAGAAATTTAGGCATTACCGATATTCAGTTAGGCGTTCCAAACAAAGTAGAAACGTTTAAAGAATTCACAGACATTTACAATATCAAACCTGAAAATGTGTTATATATGGGTGACGACATTCCGGATTATCACGTAATGCAATTAGTAGGTTTACCAACGTGTCCACAAAACGCAGTTCCTGAAATAAAAGGAATTTCCAAATACATTTCGCATGTAGAAGGCGGAAAAGGTGCCGTCCGTGATGTCATTGAACAAGTTATGAAAGTGCAAGGCAAATGGATGGAACATTTTGATGCGAAGTTTGATTAA
- a CDS encoding transposase yields the protein MQNQKEVIYVVRKNKQSRFDKRLILKVVSEIEKGLPRKEAIQTYGLSVPTLDSWMRNYGSQDYKENMKRRTYNSLLKRTVVAAIEQGRLTVKEAKIAHNIKTEKIIRSWIAQYKTEKVEICIEKPSVLAKDKKTKKDLEKEALLQALKEAELKIKALNTLIDVAEDQLKIDIRKKSGAKQS from the coding sequence ATGCAAAATCAAAAAGAAGTAATTTATGTGGTTCGTAAGAACAAGCAAAGTCGTTTTGATAAGCGATTAATTTTAAAAGTTGTTTCAGAAATTGAAAAAGGGTTACCCCGAAAAGAGGCAATTCAAACTTATGGTTTAAGTGTTCCTACTTTGGATAGTTGGATGCGTAATTACGGCTCACAAGACTACAAAGAAAACATGAAGCGTAGAACGTATAATTCGCTTTTGAAGCGTACTGTGGTTGCCGCTATAGAACAAGGTAGGTTAACTGTTAAAGAAGCAAAAATAGCTCACAATATTAAAACGGAAAAAATAATTCGTAGTTGGATAGCACAATATAAAACAGAAAAAGTCGAAATTTGTATTGAAAAACCTTCTGTTTTGGCTAAAGATAAAAAAACAAAAAAAGATTTAGAAAAAGAAGCTTTACTACAAGCTTTAAAAGAAGCAGAGCTTAAAATAAAAGCCCTAAACACCCTAATTGATGTAGCCGAAGACCAACTAAAAATTGATATTAGAAAAAAGTCTGGTGCCAAGCAGTCCTAA
- a CDS encoding Rossmann-like and DUF2520 domain-containing protein, with protein MIKVVLIGSGNMAQHLIQVLLQAKNVDLVQAFARNPSHLSHLLPKTKITSDYQKITEADLYIISVSDNAIAEVAAQLPFENRLVVHTSGSSELSVLNDKNRKGVFYPLQTFTKEKKIDFAPIPICLEAENQDDYQLLEKLGNCISQKVVRINSEQRKSLHVAAVFVCNFVNHLYEIGNEICQENNVPFEVLHPLIQETAHKITELSPREAQTGPALRNDTKTIEKHLDFIENPEYKNLYQLLTQSIQHVKKL; from the coding sequence ATGATAAAAGTAGTTTTAATCGGTTCAGGAAATATGGCACAACATTTAATTCAGGTGTTGTTGCAAGCTAAAAATGTAGATTTGGTGCAAGCATTTGCTCGTAACCCAAGTCATTTATCGCATTTATTACCTAAAACCAAAATTACTTCTGATTATCAAAAAATTACAGAAGCTGATTTGTATATTATTTCAGTTTCTGATAATGCGATTGCGGAAGTTGCTGCGCAATTACCGTTTGAAAATCGTTTGGTGGTGCATACTTCGGGTTCGTCGGAACTTTCTGTATTGAATGATAAAAACAGAAAAGGCGTTTTTTATCCACTACAAACCTTTACCAAAGAAAAAAAAATCGACTTCGCTCCTATTCCAATTTGTTTAGAAGCTGAAAATCAAGACGATTATCAACTTTTGGAAAAATTAGGCAATTGTATCTCGCAAAAAGTGGTTCGAATCAATTCTGAACAAAGAAAAAGTTTACACGTTGCAGCCGTTTTTGTTTGTAATTTTGTAAATCATTTATACGAAATCGGAAATGAAATTTGCCAAGAAAACAACGTTCCTTTTGAAGTGTTGCATCCGTTAATTCAGGAAACAGCTCATAAAATTACGGAACTTTCACCAAGAGAAGCACAAACGGGTCCAGCCTTACGAAACGACACCAAAACCATTGAAAAACATTTAGATTTTATAGAAAATCCAGAATATAAAAACCTTTATCAATTACTTACACAATCGATACAACATGTCAAAAAGTTATAA
- a CDS encoding mechanosensitive ion channel family protein, with the protein MLKLINNPYLDQEIATLIVVMVYFILRISFTKLVRKYANLNEILEHRTNLVVKYINLLLGVLAFISIVIIWGVKKDQILLFISSVFAVVGVASFAQWSILSNITAGIIIFFSYPFKIGDKIKIHDKDFPIDGEIEDIKAFYIILKSSDGEMITYPNNLLMQKGISVLKNNSEEREFFD; encoded by the coding sequence ATGCTTAAACTAATCAATAATCCCTATTTAGATCAAGAAATTGCAACATTAATTGTTGTGATGGTTTACTTTATTTTAAGAATAAGCTTTACTAAACTTGTTCGTAAATATGCCAATTTAAACGAAATATTAGAGCATCGTACCAACCTAGTAGTAAAATACATCAATTTATTATTAGGTGTTTTAGCTTTCATTTCTATTGTAATTATTTGGGGAGTTAAAAAAGATCAAATTTTATTGTTTATCTCTTCCGTTTTTGCAGTGGTAGGTGTAGCCTCGTTTGCACAATGGTCTATTTTAAGCAATATTACGGCTGGAATAATTATATTCTTTTCGTATCCATTTAAAATTGGAGACAAAATAAAAATTCACGATAAAGATTTTCCTATTGATGGTGAAATTGAAGACATCAAAGCTTTTTATATCATTTTAAAATCTTCGGACGGTGAAATGATTACCTATCCCAACAATTTATTGATGCAAAAAGGCATTTCGGTGCTAAAAAATAATTCAGAAGAAAGAGAATTTTTTGATTAA